CTAATCCTGTTCGCTACCCACGCTTTCGCTCCTCAGCGTCAGTTCCGGCCCAGAGCGCCGCCTTCGCCGCTGGTGTTCTTCCTGATATCTGCGCATTTCACCGCTACACCAGGAGTTCCACGCTCCCCTACCGGACTCAAGCCATACCAGTATCGGGTGGCGTCTCCGGGTTGAGCCCGGAGTTTTCACACCCGACTTAGCAAGCCGCCTACGAGCTCTTTACGCCCAATAAATCCGGACAACGCTCGCCCCCTACGTGTTACCGCGGCTGCTGGCACGTAGTTGGCCGGGGCTTCTTCTGCAGGTACCGTCAGTTTCGTCCCTGCCGAAAGGGGTTTACAACCCGAGAGCCTTCGTCCCCCACGCGGCGTTGCTGCGTCACGCTTTCGCGCATTAGCGCAATATTCCCCACTGCTGCCTCCCGTAGGAGTCTGGGCCGTGTCTCAGTCCCAGTGTGGCTGTTCGTCCTCTCAGACCAGCTACCCGTCGACGCCTTGGTGAGCCGTTACCTCACCAACAAGCTGATAGGCCGCGAGCCCCTCCCGAAGCGGAATCCATTTCCTCGTTGTCCCATGCGAGACCTCGAGGGCATCCGGTATTAGACCAGGTTTCCCCGGCTTGTCCCGGTCTTCGGGGCAGGTTGCTCACGTGTTACTCACCCGTTCGCCACTACACCTTCCCCGGTGTTGCCACCGGTTGGGTGCCGTTCGACTTGCATGTGTTAGGCACGCCGCCAGCGTTCGTCCTGAGCCAGGATCAAACTCTCCGTCGAGATCTCTCGGCCCGGAGGCCGGTCGATCGGATGAAACGAAGAGCCGGCGTCGGAGCTGGTTACTCGTCGGCCGACTGGCACCAGAATCGGATGGGTTGTCCGTTGGTGCGTTACTACTGATTGACGTCGCGGCGTCGCCGAAGCGACGGCGCGATCGCCCGCACTCGCTGTTTCGTCCTCTGTTCCGTTTTCAAGGAGCGACTCGGCACGCGCCTCGCACGAGGCGGTGGTGCCGTTCTGCTTGGCCGGGGGTGGCAGGATCTCCTGCTCCTTCCCGAATCGACGGTCGAGCGCTCGGCTCGGACCCGTCACCCGAAGCGGCTGATCACTCTATCAGGTCTTGCCGGGTCGTCAACCCGCCAAACCCTTCGAGCCGAGTGACCGGCCTGGCGTCGGGCTCCTGATCCTAGGAGGCCGCCGGCCCGGTTCCAACCTGCCGGCGGCTGACGCCTCCCCTCCGCTGCCGGGGGGGTCGGGTGGGCCACCTTACCGGCCCCCGGCGGCGATGCGGCACACGATCCGGAGGAGGAGTGCGGGCGCCGGCCCGGGCCACCACGGCGTCGGCCCGGGGCGGCCGAGCGCAGCGCCAGGCTCACCCGCCGAGCCCAGGGGCGCCGCGACGACGCCCGGCTCGCTCATCGCCGGCGCCACGGCGCCGACGGGACCGCATGCGCCGTGCCGCGCTGGTCGCGCTCGCCCTCGTCGCCGGGGCGTGCTCGTACCGCACGCCGCCGGTGGCGCTCACCCTCCCCGAACGGGCCCAGTCCTCCACGATCCTCGCCGCCGACGGGTCCGTCGTCACCGTCCTCCACGCCGAGGAGAACCGCCAGGACGTGCCCCTCGACCGGATGGCGCCCGTGCTGCGCGACGCCGTCGTCGCCATCGAGGACAGCCGCTTCTGGTCCCACAACGGCGTCGACCTGCGGGCCATCGCCAGGGCGGCGACGAGGGACGTGAGCGCGGGCGCGGCCGTCGAGGGCGGGTCGACGATCACCCAGCAGTACGTGAAGAACGCGCTCGTGGGCGACGAGGACCTGGCGTCGAGGAAGCTGCAGGAGGCGGTCGTCGCCGTCGAGCTCGAGCGGCACACGTCGAAGGAGCGGATCCTCGAGCTCTACCTGAACACCGTCTACTTCGGGAACGGGGCCTACGGCGCCCAGGCCGCCGCCGAGGAGTACTTCGGGACGGCCGCGGCCGACCTCACCCTCGCCCAGGCCGCCACCCTGGCCGGCCTGATCCGCTCGCCGTCGGCGACCGACCCCTACGAGCACCCGGACGCCGCGCTGGCCCGCCGGGACGTCGTGCTCCACCGGATGGCCGACCTCGGGGTCGCCTCGCCGGCCGCCGTCGCCGACGCCGAGGACGAGCCGCTCGGCCTCGTTGAGCGGCCCGAGACCGAGCGCTACCCGGCGCCCCACTTCGTCGAGGTCGTGAAGCGCTTCGTGCTCGACGACCCCCGCTTCGGGGCGACGAGGGTCGAGCGCCGGGCGCTGCTGTTCACCGGCGGCCTCCGCGTCTTCACCACGGTCGACCTGCGCCTCCAGGCCGCCGCCGAGGCCGCCGTCGACGCGGTCGTGACCGAGCCCGACCGGGACCCGACGGCCGCGCTGGTCGCCATGGACCCCGCCACCGGGGCCGTCAGGGCGCTGGTGGGCGGCCGCGACTTCTTCGGCACCGGCCCGACCGCCAAGTTTGACCTGGCCACCCAGGGCCGCCGCCCGGCCGGCTCGTCGTTCAAGCCGCTCGTGCTGGCGGCCGCGCTCGAGGAGGGCGCGTCGCTGGGCGACGTCCACCCTGCGCCGCCCCACCTGTCGCTCCCGGTGACCGGCGGCGTGTGGGAGGTCGACAACTACGACGGCGTGGACGGGGGGCAGGCGTCGCTGCTCGACGCCACCGTCTGGTCCTACAACACGGTCTACGCCCAGGTGATCCAGGAGGTCGGGGCGGCCGACGCCGTCCGCATGGCCGCCCGGCTGGGCGTGTCGTCGCCGCTCCAGGCCGTGCCGTCCGCCGTGCTCGGCGCCAACGACGTCAGCCCGCTCGACATGGCGGCCGCCTTCTCCACCCTCGCCGCCGGCGGCGTGCGGCGCCCGCCCGTGTTCGTCACCCGGGTGGAGGGGCCGGACGGCGAGGTGCTGTACGAGGCCGAGCCGGCAGCCGAGCGGGTGGTCGACGAGCGGGTCGCCGCCCAGGTCACGTCGGCGCTCCAGCAGGTGGTGGAGCGGGGCACCGGGGAGCGGGCCCGCCTCGACCGGCCGGCGGCCGGCAAGACCGGCACGGGCCAGGTCTGGGGCGACGCCTGGTTCGTCGGCTACACCCCCCACCTGGCCGCCTCGGTCTGGGTCGGGTTCCCGGAGGAGCAGGTGTCGATGCAGCCGCCCCGCACCCGGGAGCTCGTGACGGGCGGGACGTGGCCGGCGGAGATCTGGCGGGCGTTCATGGCCGACGCGCTCGACGGGGTGCCGCCCGAGTCCTTCGACCCGCCGCCCGACGGCGCCCCGGTCGCCCTGCCGGCCGGCGCCCCCGACGGCGCGCTCGAGGACGTGCGGCGGGTGGTCGGCATGCCCGCCGGTCCGGCCGAGGACCTCCTCACCAGGGCCGGGTTCGTGGTCGTCCGCACCGCCGTGCCGGCCGACGACTACCCGCCCGGCTACGTCGAGGGCCAGGACCCGGCGCCCGGCGCGCTCGTCCCCGCCGGCGCCACCGTCGCCCTGCGGGTGGCGACCGAACCGGCCGCCGTCGCCACCGTCCCGCCCGTGCTCGGGCTCCCCGTCGCCGACGCCACCGCAGCGGTGCGGCGCGCCGCGTTCCAGGTCGAGGTCGTCGAGGCGCCCGAGCCGAGCGTCGACGGGCCGGCGGCGCGGGCCGGCCTCGTGTGGCGCCAGGACCCGGCCGGCGGCGCGCCGGCGGCCCGGGGCGGCGTCGTCCGCCTCTGGGTCGACCCGCCGCCCGGCTGACGCCGCGTTGGGGCCGCCGCCCGGCGGTGGCACCCTT
Above is a window of Acidimicrobiales bacterium DNA encoding:
- a CDS encoding transglycosylase domain-containing protein translates to MRRAALVALALVAGACSYRTPPVALTLPERAQSSTILAADGSVVTVLHAEENRQDVPLDRMAPVLRDAVVAIEDSRFWSHNGVDLRAIARAATRDVSAGAAVEGGSTITQQYVKNALVGDEDLASRKLQEAVVAVELERHTSKERILELYLNTVYFGNGAYGAQAAAEEYFGTAAADLTLAQAATLAGLIRSPSATDPYEHPDAALARRDVVLHRMADLGVASPAAVADAEDEPLGLVERPETERYPAPHFVEVVKRFVLDDPRFGATRVERRALLFTGGLRVFTTVDLRLQAAAEAAVDAVVTEPDRDPTAALVAMDPATGAVRALVGGRDFFGTGPTAKFDLATQGRRPAGSSFKPLVLAAALEEGASLGDVHPAPPHLSLPVTGGVWEVDNYDGVDGGQASLLDATVWSYNTVYAQVIQEVGAADAVRMAARLGVSSPLQAVPSAVLGANDVSPLDMAAAFSTLAAGGVRRPPVFVTRVEGPDGEVLYEAEPAAERVVDERVAAQVTSALQQVVERGTGERARLDRPAAGKTGTGQVWGDAWFVGYTPHLAASVWVGFPEEQVSMQPPRTRELVTGGTWPAEIWRAFMADALDGVPPESFDPPPDGAPVALPAGAPDGALEDVRRVVGMPAGPAEDLLTRAGFVVVRTAVPADDYPPGYVEGQDPAPGALVPAGATVALRVATEPAAVATVPPVLGLPVADATAAVRRAAFQVEVVEAPEPSVDGPAARAGLVWRQDPAGGAPAARGGVVRLWVDPPPG